In a single window of the Blastopirellula retiformator genome:
- a CDS encoding efflux RND transporter periplasmic adaptor subunit, producing the protein MSEQSSSPGSTAARVLTPLIIIAVAVGIITAIVKMRQPPKKQDVERPLLMVATAPIVKSEEGLTFHVDGVVVPYREINLSSEVDGRITFRDDALRAGAYVAKGQPLLEIDPRKYALEVERLSKEVEQADVAIRESDVEIENTQELIVLSKRNVDLQMKQVQRMEQLLARNATTPSQVEDEQQAMITAQNQLLQLENQVRSLTTRKQGLERAKELAQARLEQARLDYEHTKVVSPVNGVIIDDAVEQDSYVPVGSQLYRIEDTSAAEVRCSLRMDELSWLWRKQIGKTVDPLAARGSEDYRLPQAPVTISYELGGRHYQWDGVLSRFDGLGLDERTRTAPVLIRVSNPDQVRLDGELVKARGPSALLRGMFVDVEVKVQPDMPIWRVPESALSLYSAQALRESMSPEQVAKAQASADHSRPQFVLWLVRDGKLAIEHVDVLVIEDEFALINGENADLRDDDQIVITPMGYPQVGLPVKVEG; encoded by the coding sequence ATGAGTGAACAATCGAGTTCGCCAGGATCGACCGCGGCACGGGTACTCACCCCGTTGATCATTATCGCCGTGGCGGTGGGGATCATCACCGCGATCGTCAAGATGCGTCAGCCGCCGAAGAAGCAAGACGTAGAGCGTCCGCTGCTAATGGTCGCGACCGCCCCGATCGTCAAGAGCGAGGAAGGGTTGACCTTTCACGTCGACGGCGTGGTCGTTCCCTACCGAGAAATCAATCTGTCGTCGGAAGTCGACGGCCGCATTACCTTTCGCGACGACGCACTTCGTGCGGGCGCCTATGTCGCCAAAGGGCAGCCGCTGCTAGAGATCGACCCGCGCAAATACGCGCTGGAAGTGGAGCGGTTAAGCAAAGAGGTCGAGCAGGCCGATGTCGCAATTCGCGAATCAGACGTCGAGATCGAGAACACGCAAGAGTTGATCGTGTTGTCGAAGCGGAACGTCGATCTGCAAATGAAGCAGGTGCAGCGGATGGAGCAATTGCTGGCCCGCAACGCGACCACCCCGTCTCAGGTAGAAGACGAACAGCAGGCGATGATCACCGCCCAGAATCAATTGCTGCAGCTGGAAAACCAGGTCCGCAGCTTGACGACCCGCAAGCAAGGTTTAGAACGTGCGAAAGAATTGGCCCAAGCGCGACTAGAACAAGCCAGGCTGGACTATGAACATACGAAGGTCGTTTCACCGGTCAACGGTGTGATTATCGACGACGCGGTCGAGCAAGATTCGTATGTGCCGGTCGGCTCCCAACTGTACAGGATCGAAGACACCAGCGCCGCCGAAGTTCGCTGCAGTCTGCGGATGGATGAACTTTCGTGGCTGTGGCGGAAGCAGATCGGAAAAACGGTTGATCCGCTCGCGGCTCGTGGTTCGGAAGATTATCGCCTGCCGCAGGCGCCGGTCACGATTTCTTACGAACTGGGAGGCCGTCATTATCAATGGGATGGCGTGCTGTCTCGCTTTGACGGGCTGGGGCTCGACGAACGAACTCGGACGGCGCCGGTATTGATCCGCGTTTCCAACCCCGACCAGGTGCGGCTTGATGGCGAACTGGTGAAGGCCCGCGGGCCGTCGGCGCTGTTGCGTGGGATGTTCGTCGACGTTGAAGTGAAGGTGCAGCCTGACATGCCGATCTGGCGGGTGCCGGAATCGGCGCTGTCGCTCTACTCGGCTCAGGCGCTAAGAGAGTCGATGTCGCCAGAGCAAGTCGCCAAGGCGCAAGCGTCTGCCGATCATTCGCGGCCGCAGTTCGTGTTGTGGCTGGTGCGAGACGGCAAGTTGGCGATTGAGCATGTCGACGTGTTAGTGATTGAAGACGAATTCGCCCTCATCAATGGTGAGAACGCTGATCTGCGCGATGACGATCAGATCGTGATTACGCCGATGGGATATCCCCAAGTCGGTCTCCCGGTGAAAGTGGAAGGCTAA
- a CDS encoding CerR family C-terminal domain-containing protein → MAIDDPTSKILAAALEEFSEKGFRAATIRDICAKAGVNLAAVNYYFGDKKKLYSAVFKQAHLRAHEDYPLPKWAPEEPPENRLRDFVRVSMLRMQSKTDTNFHHRLMMREFSQPTGVVEELVEEFFRPHHKLLMSIMQEIVGPNVPEYRLNQLAFSMIGQCLFYRFNQPVLRMLVPQETLDEHFGTEDLAEYIYRFVLTALEHGGWGEPLERQTLASDSAEPSAKGRL, encoded by the coding sequence GTGGCAATCGACGATCCAACCAGCAAGATCTTAGCCGCGGCGCTCGAAGAGTTCTCTGAAAAGGGATTTCGGGCAGCCACGATTCGCGATATATGCGCAAAAGCGGGCGTGAACCTGGCCGCCGTCAATTACTACTTTGGAGACAAGAAGAAGCTCTATTCGGCGGTGTTTAAGCAGGCTCACCTGAGAGCCCATGAGGATTATCCGCTGCCGAAATGGGCGCCCGAAGAACCGCCTGAGAATCGGCTGCGGGACTTCGTTCGGGTCTCAATGCTGCGGATGCAGTCGAAAACCGACACCAACTTCCACCACCGGCTGATGATGCGCGAGTTCTCGCAGCCGACCGGCGTGGTGGAAGAACTGGTCGAAGAGTTTTTTCGGCCGCACCACAAGTTGCTGATGTCGATCATGCAGGAAATCGTCGGGCCGAACGTGCCTGAGTATCGCCTGAATCAGTTGGCGTTCAGCATGATTGGGCAGTGCTTGTTTTATCGGTTCAATCAGCCGGTACTGCGGATGCTGGTCCCTCAGGAGACGCTGGACGAACATTTTGGCACGGAAGATTTAGCAGAATACATCTACCGATTCGTCCTGACCGCGCTAGAACATGGCGGGTGGGGCGAACCGCTTGAGCGTCAGACGTTGGCGTCTGATTCGGCGGAACCGAGTGCAAAGGGAAGACTTTGA
- a CDS encoding efflux RND transporter permease subunit gives MRDLVRWAIRNTPAMNMIMICVILVGLISFVTLRRETFPEFELEIVLVTVPYPGASPEEVESGICEKIEEAVKDTVGIKKMTSVANNDYGAVILELNADVDAQRVLNEVRGDVERIPSFPLLAEDPEVQQITLRESAITVGVLGPETDQPSPELEWRLRDLAEEIRVELLALPNVSQAELSGAKDYQIDIEIAEDTLRRFGLTLKQVSQIVRDENLEMPGGLIRTASQEVLVRGENKRDIGREIAKLPLIKTVDGVVLSVGDLGTVRDDFDDVTSFQRVDGRPTIAISVNRTAQEDLIVITDEVKQFVKERTDLVPEGFSLVTWGDQSEEVSDRLNTLTSNGWQGLVLVLIILALFMNTRLAFWVSMGIPISMLGACATLLYFGETLNMLTMFSFLMALGIVVDDAIVIGENIYAHREMGKSFHRAAIDGTAEVLPSVAMSIATTVLAFVPMFFVAGVMGKFMAVMPLAMIAILVISLLEAAFILPCHLAHGDDSDDPFNNMIDFFAYPFRPIGAVINKVGEFASARLDWFVERIYQPGLRFSLGNPVTVVTLAVAILAVSISVVYAGFVPLNLMPSLDSKTIVANVAFPDGTPASLADEATQQIEAAIREVNAKHEEGGETVVQLIRRNVGFAQLRQGPGQTTDQFGSHLGSVVVRLTSPGLRSVSSTQIVDEWREATGAIVGSDSLVFDSQEIGPGGKQIEFKLLTTPSNMSRLEEAVEEVKAELAKSAGVYDIEDDSSPGKMELRLRMKENAKAMNVSERDLAETIRATYYGDEVMRLQRGRHEVKLMVRYPREDRRSLAEFDQIRIRTGDGSERPITELAHVEIVRPLSEINRLDQKRSITVSANVNQRLANSNAIIENLKTEYVPELLKKYPGVSIRWEGQKEQQSESLGSLLIGTLVAMMAMYVLLTIEFNSYFQPLIVMIAIPFGLIGAIAGHLLLGLELTLFSFFGLVALCGVVVNDSIVLVDFINHRLRDGLTLYDALMDTGRRRFRPVLLTSITTIAGLTPLLFETSLQAQVLIPMAVSLCFGLMASTFLVLYLVPVLYLIYAYLGGQRLHQEEEDEDDLEELPPVQREELVAADLD, from the coding sequence ATGCGAGATTTAGTCCGCTGGGCGATTCGCAATACGCCCGCGATGAACATGATCATGATCTGCGTGATTCTGGTCGGCTTGATCAGTTTCGTCACGCTGCGTCGCGAGACCTTTCCAGAGTTTGAACTGGAAATCGTGCTGGTGACCGTTCCTTATCCAGGAGCAAGTCCTGAGGAAGTCGAGAGCGGCATTTGCGAGAAGATCGAAGAGGCGGTCAAGGATACCGTCGGCATCAAAAAGATGACGTCGGTCGCCAACAACGATTATGGCGCGGTCATTCTGGAACTGAACGCCGATGTCGACGCCCAGCGGGTGTTGAACGAAGTCCGCGGCGATGTTGAGCGAATACCGAGTTTTCCGCTGTTGGCCGAAGACCCCGAAGTGCAGCAGATTACGCTCCGCGAGTCGGCGATCACCGTCGGCGTGCTTGGCCCCGAAACGGACCAGCCGAGTCCCGAGCTTGAATGGCGCTTGCGCGATCTGGCCGAAGAGATTCGCGTCGAACTGCTGGCCCTGCCGAACGTTTCGCAGGCGGAGCTTTCTGGCGCCAAGGACTACCAGATTGATATCGAAATCGCGGAAGATACTCTGCGCCGCTTTGGCCTGACGCTTAAGCAGGTTTCGCAGATCGTTCGGGACGAAAACCTGGAAATGCCCGGCGGTCTGATTCGCACGGCATCGCAGGAGGTTCTCGTCCGGGGAGAAAATAAACGCGATATCGGCCGAGAAATCGCCAAGCTGCCGCTGATCAAAACGGTGGACGGCGTGGTGCTGTCAGTCGGCGATCTGGGGACGGTTCGCGACGACTTTGACGACGTCACATCATTCCAGCGCGTTGATGGGCGGCCGACGATCGCGATCTCGGTCAATCGCACCGCGCAAGAGGACCTGATTGTCATCACCGACGAGGTTAAACAGTTCGTCAAAGAGCGAACCGATCTGGTGCCGGAAGGCTTTAGCCTGGTGACGTGGGGAGATCAGTCGGAGGAAGTCAGCGATCGTTTGAACACGCTGACTAGCAATGGTTGGCAAGGGTTGGTCTTGGTGTTGATCATCCTGGCGCTGTTTATGAACACGCGACTGGCGTTCTGGGTCTCGATGGGGATTCCGATCTCGATGCTCGGGGCTTGTGCGACTTTGCTCTACTTCGGCGAAACGCTCAACATGCTGACGATGTTCTCCTTTCTGATGGCGCTGGGCATCGTCGTCGACGACGCGATCGTCATCGGCGAGAATATCTACGCCCACCGCGAAATGGGGAAGAGCTTTCATCGGGCGGCGATTGACGGGACGGCCGAAGTGTTGCCGTCCGTGGCGATGTCTATTGCGACCACGGTGTTGGCCTTTGTGCCGATGTTCTTTGTCGCCGGCGTAATGGGCAAGTTCATGGCGGTGATGCCGCTGGCGATGATTGCGATTCTGGTGATCTCGCTGTTGGAAGCGGCGTTTATTCTTCCCTGTCACTTGGCGCATGGGGACGACTCGGACGACCCATTCAACAATATGATCGACTTCTTCGCCTATCCGTTTCGACCGATTGGCGCCGTAATCAACAAGGTGGGAGAGTTCGCTTCAGCGCGGCTCGATTGGTTTGTCGAGCGAATTTATCAACCTGGGCTGCGGTTTTCGCTAGGCAATCCGGTAACGGTCGTGACCTTGGCGGTCGCGATTCTGGCGGTTTCGATCTCGGTGGTCTATGCCGGGTTTGTACCGCTTAATTTGATGCCCTCGCTCGACAGCAAGACGATTGTCGCCAATGTCGCCTTTCCGGACGGAACGCCGGCGTCACTGGCCGACGAAGCGACCCAACAGATCGAGGCCGCGATTCGCGAGGTCAATGCGAAGCACGAAGAGGGGGGCGAGACGGTCGTTCAGCTGATTCGCCGAAATGTGGGGTTCGCCCAACTGCGACAGGGACCTGGCCAGACGACCGATCAGTTCGGCAGCCATCTGGGTTCGGTCGTTGTGCGCTTGACGTCGCCCGGTTTGCGATCGGTCAGCAGTACGCAAATTGTCGATGAGTGGCGGGAAGCGACTGGCGCGATTGTCGGTTCGGATTCGCTGGTGTTCGACTCGCAGGAAATTGGCCCCGGCGGCAAGCAGATCGAGTTCAAGCTGCTGACGACTCCAAGCAACATGTCGCGGCTTGAGGAAGCGGTCGAAGAGGTGAAAGCGGAGTTGGCCAAATCGGCCGGCGTCTATGATATCGAAGACGATTCGTCCCCCGGCAAGATGGAGCTTCGCTTGCGGATGAAGGAAAACGCCAAAGCGATGAACGTCAGCGAACGGGACCTGGCCGAGACGATTCGCGCCACCTACTACGGCGACGAAGTGATGCGTCTGCAACGTGGTCGTCACGAAGTGAAGCTAATGGTTCGCTATCCTCGCGAAGATCGCCGCTCGCTGGCCGAATTCGATCAGATTCGGATTCGTACCGGCGATGGTTCGGAGCGACCAATCACCGAACTAGCGCACGTCGAAATCGTGCGCCCATTGAGCGAGATCAATCGTTTGGATCAGAAACGCTCGATTACCGTGTCGGCCAACGTCAACCAGCGACTGGCCAACTCCAACGCGATCATCGAAAACCTGAAAACGGAATATGTGCCGGAACTGCTGAAGAAATACCCGGGCGTTTCGATCCGCTGGGAAGGGCAGAAGGAGCAGCAGAGCGAGTCGCTCGGCAGCTTATTGATCGGTACGCTAGTCGCAATGATGGCGATGTATGTGTTGCTGACGATCGAGTTCAATTCGTACTTTCAGCCGCTGATCGTGATGATCGCCATTCCGTTCGGCCTAATTGGCGCCATCGCCGGGCACCTGTTGCTGGGGCTCGAACTGACGTTGTTCAGTTTCTTTGGCCTGGTGGCGCTGTGCGGCGTGGTGGTGAACGACTCCATCGTGCTGGTCGACTTTATCAATCATCGTCTGCGTGACGGACTGACGCTGTATGACGCGCTGATGGATACCGGCCGGCGTCGTTTCCGCCCGGTGTTGTTGACGTCGATCACCACGATCGCCGGTTTGACGCCGCTGCTGTTTGAAACCTCGCTACAGGCCCAAGTGCTGATCCCGATGGCGGTTAGCCTCTGTTTCGGCCTGATGGCGTCCACCTTCCTGGTCCTGTACTTGGTGCCGGTGTTGTACCTGATCTACGCCTATCTGGGCGGTCAGCGGCTGCACCAAGAGGAAGAGGACGAGGACGATCTGGAAGAGCTGCCCCCGGTGCAGCGCGAAGAGTTGGTTGCGGCGGATTTAGACTAA